In Novosphingobium resinovorum, the following are encoded in one genomic region:
- a CDS encoding phage tail protein, producing MDADRLYAALPAYLREADLNAGGAVTALFDIMGGEADRVARAIEELSESWFIETCPEWAVPYIADLLAVRALTPTENFSKRAWVAQTVGLRRRKGTLGIIGTLTRATTGWPAVPAEMFRRLATTQALRHLRLDAPATATVREPERMRRHDTAFDALPHTLDARPIARGRGRYNVPNIGIFAWRQQVYPLAAVEAAPAGPGRFLCDPAGRELPLWNPPSPLAADVPAGEADLPTLLDRRRLYLELEAMRADMAAGRTPTPLWFDDRPPVQLWVQASTSDAFVAVPSAELASADLHDVADARGWRRPPATLDYLDATGSTVTRAITAAFDPVRGRIAFPEGVEPAGVHVRHALAAPGDLGGGPYDRSTAIATLLGGREITWQVGVSRRRAPLPGIMLASLTEAVALWNAQPAGTVGAIVLLDNDRFDEDLTGPRTIALPRGSLLLLASADWPETPREGGGSDLRPGSLTARDRRACVTGDIAVAGTAPADALDPGALVIDGLLVGGALRVAADGSANLGELVVSNSTVLGADGLTIAGDHDRLNVTLRRSVLPALSAPATVPGLDVTESVVLGPATMPGARAVLSGATVLGQTQVRSITASDCIFARTLAATRRQVGCLRYSLVPPGSTGPRQFRCQPDLAIREAGAAADQAAIAARLGLAFETLEPGAAGFARLSWGSDPALTQGAANGGSMGVWRFLEEPQRRANLAIALDEYLGLGLEAGLLPAS from the coding sequence ATGGATGCAGATCGCCTATACGCCGCCTTGCCCGCCTATCTGCGCGAGGCCGACCTCAATGCCGGGGGAGCAGTCACCGCGCTGTTCGACATCATGGGCGGGGAGGCCGACCGCGTCGCCCGCGCCATCGAGGAACTGAGCGAGAGCTGGTTCATCGAGACCTGCCCCGAATGGGCGGTGCCCTACATCGCCGACCTCCTCGCCGTGCGGGCGCTGACCCCGACCGAGAACTTCTCCAAGCGTGCATGGGTGGCGCAGACCGTCGGCCTGCGGCGGCGCAAGGGCACGCTGGGGATCATCGGCACCCTGACCCGCGCGACGACGGGCTGGCCCGCCGTGCCGGCCGAGATGTTCCGCCGCCTCGCCACCACGCAGGCGCTGCGCCACTTGCGCCTCGACGCGCCCGCTACCGCCACGGTGCGCGAACCGGAGCGGATGCGGCGCCACGACACCGCCTTCGACGCGCTGCCGCACACGCTGGACGCGCGGCCCATCGCGCGCGGGCGGGGCCGCTACAACGTACCGAACATCGGCATCTTCGCGTGGCGCCAGCAGGTCTACCCGCTTGCCGCCGTGGAAGCCGCGCCTGCCGGACCGGGGCGCTTCCTTTGCGATCCTGCGGGGCGGGAACTGCCCTTGTGGAACCCGCCAAGCCCGCTTGCTGCCGACGTTCCGGCGGGCGAGGCCGACCTGCCCACTCTACTCGACCGGCGCAGGCTGTATCTCGAACTGGAAGCCATGCGCGCCGACATGGCGGCGGGACGCACGCCCACGCCGCTGTGGTTCGACGATCGCCCGCCGGTCCAACTCTGGGTGCAAGCCAGCACAAGCGATGCCTTCGTCGCGGTCCCCTCCGCCGAACTGGCCAGCGCGGACCTGCATGACGTGGCCGACGCGCGCGGATGGCGACGACCTCCTGCGACGCTCGACTACCTTGATGCCACGGGAAGCACCGTGACCCGGGCCATCACTGCCGCCTTCGACCCGGTGCGCGGCCGCATCGCCTTTCCCGAGGGCGTGGAGCCTGCGGGCGTCCACGTCAGGCACGCCCTCGCGGCGCCGGGCGACCTCGGCGGCGGCCCCTACGATCGCAGCACCGCAATCGCCACGCTGCTCGGCGGGCGCGAGATCACCTGGCAGGTCGGCGTCAGCCGTCGCCGCGCTCCGCTTCCGGGAATCATGCTCGCCAGCTTGACCGAGGCCGTGGCCTTGTGGAACGCGCAGCCTGCCGGGACAGTGGGCGCCATCGTCCTGCTCGACAACGACCGCTTCGACGAAGACCTGACCGGCCCCCGCACGATCGCCCTGCCCCGCGGCAGCCTGCTGCTCCTCGCCAGCGCCGACTGGCCGGAAACCCCGCGCGAGGGCGGCGGCAGCGACCTTCGTCCCGGCTCCCTCACCGCCCGCGACCGGCGCGCCTGCGTGACCGGCGACATCGCCGTCGCCGGGACCGCTCCGGCCGATGCGCTCGATCCCGGCGCGCTGGTGATCGACGGCCTGCTGGTCGGCGGCGCGCTCAGGGTGGCGGCGGACGGGTCCGCGAACCTCGGCGAACTGGTCGTGTCCAACAGCACCGTGCTCGGCGCGGACGGCCTCACCATCGCCGGGGACCACGACCGGCTGAACGTGACCCTGCGCCGCAGCGTCCTGCCCGCTCTTTCCGCGCCCGCGACGGTGCCGGGGCTGGACGTGACGGAAAGCGTGGTGCTCGGTCCTGCAACCATGCCCGGCGCGCGCGCGGTGCTCTCGGGAGCGACCGTTCTCGGCCAGACACAGGTGCGTTCGATCACCGCCAGCGACTGCATCTTCGCCCGCACGCTCGCGGCGACGCGGCGGCAGGTGGGATGCCTGCGCTACTCGCTGGTGCCTCCCGGCTCCACCGGCCCGCGCCAGTTCCGCTGCCAGCCCGACCTCGCCATTCGCGAAGCCGGCGCGGCCGCAGATCAGGCCGCCATCGCCGCGCGTCTGGGCCTCGCCTTCGAAACGCTGGAGCCGGGCGCTGCAGGTTTCGCGCGCCTCTCGTGGGGCAGCGATCCCGCGCTGACGCAAGGCGCGGCGAACGGCGGTTCGATGGGGGTCTGGCGCTTCCTCGAGGAGCCGCAGCGCCGCGCCAACCTTGCCATCGCGCTCGACGAATACCTGGGCCTCGGCCTCGAAGCCGGACTGCTGCCGGCCAGCTGA
- a CDS encoding baseplate J/gp47 family protein: MTARYLCREARRVAAVRDTLGDPQPDAINGFDYLEIASPDQTLIDVFFVHALPGETDGVPASPPLVAANFSVTGGDRVTGIGVEELIETDGNRIRLRVNAAGDFSTYVLHLVSASGEEEPPQRFDPRLAAIDFLFKAGCPSEFDCAPVHRCPPVVAEEPRIDYLAKDYASFRRVMLDRLAVLMPGWRDRGAADPYLALVETLAYHADRLSYAQDAAGTEAYLGTARSRISLRRHARLVDYRVDEGANARTLVHFGVAAGSAMDGRVLPAGQLVAGMQPGREAVLKTAAQRDAALRSGAAIFETMADVTLWSAHDAIPIHTWSDAACCLPPGALGVTLVDEPRLNLAPGDLLMLLQSADPDTGAATDADPRLRHAVRLTAVRHAVDPVDGTPVCDVAWDEEDALPFALPLDSLSLAGEVRPCALAMANLAPADAGHWEPQATLLPDTARDTDRPYRPQLAHAGVVFAADFAASGPVSGFLAPPAQAPTHAAIRLNDGAQAWDILPDLLGADRFARAAVAEVEHGGTVSLRFGDDRLGVRPALGTRLSVAYRLGGGAAGNVGRDVLRHVALPPHEGIVAVTNPLPAQGGRDREDAAHIRRFAPARVARQDRAVTEADYAAALEELLGVQRAQARIRWTGSWYTVFLIVDRIGGLSATDDPDFAADLFAHLEAKRMAGFDLEVAAPVHVPLDIVMHVCVDPDAILADVRQRLERTFSAATAPDGTPGFFHPDRRSFGDPVHASAILAAAVGVEGVRSAMLTRFGRAGAPPIDPVADGVIAPTGPELLRLDNDPDHPDRGRIRFDMEGGR, from the coding sequence ATGACCGCCCGCTACCTCTGCCGCGAGGCGCGCCGCGTGGCGGCGGTGCGCGATACCCTGGGCGACCCGCAGCCCGACGCCATCAACGGCTTCGACTATCTGGAGATCGCCTCCCCGGATCAGACCCTGATCGACGTGTTCTTCGTCCATGCGCTGCCCGGCGAGACCGATGGCGTTCCCGCTTCGCCGCCGCTGGTCGCGGCCAACTTCAGCGTGACCGGCGGCGACCGCGTGACCGGGATCGGCGTGGAGGAACTGATCGAAACCGACGGTAACCGGATACGCCTGCGCGTCAATGCCGCCGGGGATTTCTCCACTTACGTCCTGCACCTCGTCAGTGCGAGCGGGGAGGAGGAACCACCGCAGCGCTTCGACCCGCGCCTTGCCGCCATCGACTTCCTGTTCAAGGCCGGTTGCCCCAGCGAATTCGACTGCGCCCCCGTGCACCGCTGCCCCCCGGTCGTGGCCGAGGAACCGCGCATCGACTATCTCGCGAAGGACTACGCCAGCTTCCGCCGCGTCATGCTCGACAGGCTGGCGGTGCTGATGCCCGGCTGGCGCGATCGGGGCGCGGCCGATCCCTACCTCGCGCTGGTGGAGACGCTGGCGTACCACGCCGACCGGCTCAGCTACGCACAGGACGCGGCGGGCACCGAAGCCTACCTCGGCACCGCGCGCAGCCGCATATCGCTGCGCCGCCACGCGCGGCTGGTCGACTACCGCGTGGACGAAGGCGCCAATGCCCGCACGCTCGTCCACTTCGGCGTCGCGGCGGGATCGGCGATGGACGGCCGGGTGCTGCCCGCCGGTCAGCTCGTCGCCGGGATGCAGCCCGGGCGCGAGGCGGTGCTGAAGACCGCCGCGCAGCGCGACGCGGCGCTACGCTCGGGCGCGGCGATCTTCGAGACGATGGCCGACGTGACCTTGTGGTCCGCCCACGACGCGATCCCCATCCACACCTGGTCCGATGCGGCCTGCTGCCTGCCGCCCGGCGCGCTCGGCGTCACTCTGGTGGACGAGCCCCGGCTGAACCTTGCCCCCGGCGACCTGCTGATGCTGCTCCAGAGCGCCGATCCCGATACCGGCGCGGCCACTGACGCCGACCCGCGCCTGCGCCATGCGGTGCGGCTGACCGCCGTGCGCCACGCCGTCGATCCGGTGGACGGCACCCCGGTCTGCGACGTCGCGTGGGACGAGGAGGACGCCCTGCCCTTCGCGCTGCCTCTCGACAGCCTGAGCCTTGCCGGTGAAGTGCGTCCCTGCGCCCTCGCCATGGCGAACCTTGCCCCTGCCGATGCGGGGCATTGGGAGCCGCAGGCCACGCTCCTGCCCGACACCGCCCGGGACACGGACCGGCCCTATCGTCCGCAACTGGCGCATGCAGGCGTCGTCTTCGCAGCGGACTTCGCTGCATCGGGGCCGGTCTCCGGCTTCCTTGCCCCGCCCGCCCAAGCGCCCACCCATGCCGCGATCCGGTTGAACGACGGAGCGCAGGCATGGGACATCCTGCCTGACCTGCTCGGCGCCGACCGCTTCGCTCGCGCCGCCGTCGCCGAAGTCGAGCACGGCGGCACCGTGAGCTTGCGCTTCGGCGACGACCGGCTGGGCGTGCGGCCTGCCTTGGGCACACGCCTCTCCGTCGCCTACCGGCTGGGCGGCGGCGCGGCCGGAAACGTCGGGCGCGACGTGCTGCGCCACGTCGCCCTGCCGCCGCACGAAGGTATCGTCGCCGTCACCAACCCGCTCCCGGCACAGGGCGGCCGCGACCGGGAGGATGCCGCGCACATCCGCCGCTTCGCCCCCGCCCGCGTCGCCCGGCAGGACCGCGCGGTGACCGAGGCCGACTATGCAGCCGCACTGGAGGAACTGCTCGGCGTCCAGCGCGCACAGGCGCGCATTCGCTGGACGGGAAGCTGGTACACCGTGTTCCTCATCGTCGACCGCATCGGCGGCTTGTCCGCGACGGACGACCCGGACTTCGCCGCAGACCTCTTCGCCCATCTGGAAGCGAAGCGCATGGCCGGTTTCGACCTCGAAGTCGCCGCCCCGGTCCACGTGCCGCTCGACATCGTGATGCACGTCTGCGTCGATCCCGACGCGATCCTCGCCGATGTGCGGCAGCGGCTGGAGCGCACTTTCAGCGCGGCCACCGCGCCGGACGGGACGCCGGGGTTCTTCCATCCCGACCGCCGCAGCTTCGGCGACCCGGTGCACGCCAGCGCGATCCTCGCCGCTGCCGTAGGCGTGGAAGGCGTGCGATCGGCGATGCTGACGCGCTTCGGCCGCGCCGGGGCGCCGCCGATAGACCCGGTCGCCGACGGCGTGATCGCACCGACTGGCCCGGAACTGCTGCGGCTCGACAACGACCCCGACCATCCCGACCGGGGCCGCATCCGCTTCGACATGGAGGGCGGACGATGA
- a CDS encoding GPW/gp25 family protein has protein sequence MTQPATSQAPHIAFPLAFDSGGRTAAMDAEGYVRMLIGQLLLTSPGERVMRPDFGSGLRQILFGGNDPSIAVAVELGLQGALGQWLGDLIEVGQVEVTIEEATLRIRVAYVLRASGETKLATIERPLP, from the coding sequence ATGACCCAGCCAGCCACCTCGCAGGCGCCGCACATCGCCTTCCCCCTCGCCTTCGATTCCGGTGGTCGCACCGCCGCCATGGACGCCGAGGGCTATGTGCGGATGCTGATCGGCCAGCTCCTGCTGACCTCTCCCGGAGAGCGGGTGATGCGGCCCGACTTCGGCAGCGGCCTGCGGCAGATCCTGTTCGGCGGCAACGATCCCTCGATCGCCGTGGCCGTCGAACTCGGCCTGCAGGGCGCGCTCGGCCAGTGGCTCGGCGATCTGATCGAGGTCGGGCAGGTGGAAGTGACCATCGAGGAGGCCACCTTGCGCATCCGCGTCGCCTACGTCCTGCGCGCCAGCGGCGAAACGAAGCTGGCGACGATCGAAAGGCCGCTGCCATGA
- a CDS encoding phage baseplate assembly protein V has translation MTETRRYYGKYRGTVINNIDPMQTGRLMVQVPDGPGLAPSTWAEPCFPATGKQMGMHWLPQIGAGVWVEFEQGNLNYPIWTGCYYHSTSEVPPLAMAGTPGLSNFVIQTAGQNTLMISDTPGPTGGFLLKTMTGAMIAINDVGITITNGKGATIMLTGPTVTVNQGALVVT, from the coding sequence ATGACCGAGACCCGCCGCTATTACGGAAAGTACCGAGGCACGGTGATCAACAACATCGACCCGATGCAGACTGGCCGCCTGATGGTGCAGGTTCCCGACGGTCCCGGCCTCGCCCCCTCGACATGGGCGGAACCGTGCTTTCCCGCCACCGGCAAGCAGATGGGCATGCACTGGCTGCCGCAGATCGGCGCGGGCGTGTGGGTGGAGTTCGAACAGGGCAACCTGAATTACCCGATCTGGACCGGGTGCTACTACCACAGCACCAGCGAAGTCCCGCCGCTGGCGATGGCGGGCACGCCCGGCCTGTCGAACTTCGTGATCCAGACCGCCGGGCAGAACACGCTGATGATCAGCGACACCCCCGGGCCGACCGGGGGCTTCCTGCTCAAAACCATGACCGGCGCGATGATCGCGATCAACGACGTCGGCATCACCATCACCAACGGCAAGGGCGCGACGATCATGCTCACGGGGCCAACCGTGACCGTGAACCAGGGCGCGCTGGTGGTGACCTGA
- a CDS encoding eCIS core domain-containing protein, protein MNAPSPRASPEAARPTLENRAHDTAVRGLAAPGLLGGLPASRRAARDEAGLLPRSGGSLLPGTVRRQAEAQLGIDLAGVRLHTGAEARERTHVLGANAFALGDEVVLGAGAGAPVLLHELAHVAQARTGAAPPIALHDDPPRPRGIGSAPPRDAFERGEGVMPETGHVLFERDSADLDPGDVATIEGLMRGRSRRLWVDVYGYASLEGDDAYNANLSAHRGVAVRRAIEPLLPPGSLLDVHAQGEVQDFGPVEENRRVGIRLRDAPELSSIGLLGDFRLQLDPSPLVGGRPDVAPPPAGSEPEASAPLLDPRFAPRYGASLLPSDYAPRFDATLVPPLSNESLFPWRGEGVDWTALARSAALRGQSVDLRDAAAAESLYRGLLPFWSGVFGADIGDWLARRSISSAYESYQYRQNPNQWDRWQQEDEIRGTSVRGLSIDLLDPPWAEKKKKKP, encoded by the coding sequence ATGAACGCGCCCTCCCCCCGCGCTTCTCCCGAAGCGGCACGCCCCACGCTGGAGAACCGCGCGCACGATACCGCCGTGCGCGGGCTGGCCGCACCGGGGCTGCTCGGCGGGCTGCCCGCATCTCGCCGGGCAGCCCGGGACGAGGCCGGACTGCTCCCCCGCAGCGGCGGCTCCCTGCTGCCGGGCACGGTGCGGCGACAGGCCGAGGCACAGCTGGGCATCGACCTGGCCGGAGTACGCCTCCACACCGGGGCCGAAGCGCGGGAGCGCACGCACGTGCTGGGCGCCAATGCCTTCGCTCTGGGGGACGAGGTCGTGCTGGGCGCCGGAGCGGGCGCGCCGGTACTGCTTCACGAACTCGCCCATGTCGCGCAGGCCCGTACCGGAGCCGCGCCGCCGATCGCGCTCCACGACGATCCGCCCCGCCCGCGCGGCATCGGCTCGGCGCCCCCGCGCGATGCGTTCGAGCGCGGCGAAGGCGTGATGCCGGAGACCGGCCACGTCCTGTTCGAGCGCGACAGCGCCGACCTCGACCCCGGCGACGTCGCCACGATCGAGGGCCTGATGCGCGGGCGCAGCCGCAGGTTGTGGGTGGACGTCTACGGCTACGCTTCACTGGAGGGCGACGACGCCTACAACGCCAACTTGTCCGCCCATCGCGGCGTCGCCGTGCGCAGGGCGATCGAACCGCTGCTGCCGCCCGGTTCGCTGCTCGACGTCCACGCGCAAGGCGAAGTGCAGGACTTCGGCCCCGTGGAAGAGAACCGGCGCGTCGGCATCCGCCTGCGCGATGCGCCGGAGCTTTCCAGCATCGGCCTGCTCGGCGATTTTCGCCTGCAGCTCGATCCGAGCCCGCTTGTCGGGGGACGTCCGGATGTCGCACCGCCGCCTGCCGGGAGCGAGCCGGAGGCGTCCGCCCCCCTCCTCGATCCCCGCTTCGCGCCGCGCTACGGGGCGAGCCTGCTACCCTCGGATTACGCGCCACGCTTCGATGCCACGCTGGTGCCGCCACTGAGTAACGAGAGCCTCTTCCCATGGCGCGGCGAGGGTGTGGACTGGACCGCCCTTGCACGTTCCGCGGCGCTGCGCGGGCAGTCGGTGGACTTGCGGGACGCCGCCGCGGCAGAGTCTCTCTATCGCGGACTGCTACCGTTCTGGAGCGGCGTGTTCGGCGCGGACATCGGCGACTGGCTGGCCCGCCGCTCAATCTCCAGTGCTTACGAATCCTACCAGTACCGACAAAACCCGAACCAGTGGGACCGTTGGCAGCAGGAAGACGAGATCCGGGGCACCTCGGTGCGCGGGCTCTCGATCGACCTGCTCGATCCCCCCTGGGCCGAGAAGAAGAAAAAGAAACCCTGA